The proteins below come from a single Aegilops tauschii subsp. strangulata cultivar AL8/78 chromosome 6, Aet v6.0, whole genome shotgun sequence genomic window:
- the LOC109774684 gene encoding senescence-associated protein OSA15, chloroplastic isoform X18, which produces MASQISGTIASSGVCYNDKHRMPCKLKALRCVASDCLPQEVEVRKWMNGYHIIRSFPNDRHWKTNAKSNGYLLQQGPNVRCHSYGSRSGSETTECNIPEDGNNPYRDFDEHRRGMSHFSDSQVAAQEKTLYSTQGLSKACQFVYNDAKFVNERAQSDILLLSRGITRLNKRASKDVAVLGLGFLKLDARARKDTRKIDNSVKEQAAHLTNFARILKERAHSDLKKAADQHWSDGALEADLRRADMVVRRRAMEDAFMALKFVRDIHDMMATKLQYQFITLEKNGKILKLFPREVSTDQIAAIEDAYLNMASALSEADGIDYTNPEELELLVAALIDLDAMDGKKSVSLIVECSSSPDVNTSVLVHVLGFGLVVCCREEGLERGRARGLPGHGKLWLMHWLQLHPCGP; this is translated from the exons ATGGCTAGCCAAATATCTGGTACCATAGCATCTAGTGGGGTGTGCTATAATGATAAACACAGAATGCCGTGTAAGCTGAAAGCACTACGCTGTGTAGCATCGGATTGTTTACCACAAGAGGTAGAGGTAAGGAAGTGGATGAACGGATATCATATCATCAGGTCCTTTCCAAACGATAGGCATTGGAAAACGAATGCAAAGTCCAATGGTTACCTACTCCAACAAGGTCCGAATGTTCGGTGCCATTCTTATGGTTCTCGTAGTGGCAGTGAAACTACAGAGTGCAATATTCCTGAAGATGGCAACAATCCTTACAG GGATTTTGATGAGCATCGAAGAGGAATGTCACATTTTTCAGATAGTCAAGTTGCAGCTCAGGAAAAAACACTATATTCTACTCAAGGGCTGTCTAAAGCGTGCCAATTTGTCTATAATGATGCAAAGTTTGTGAATGAAAGAGCTCAGAGTGATATTCTTTTGCTTTCACG TGGCATCACAAGGTTGAACAAACGTGCATCTAAGGATGTTGCTGTATTAGGGTTGGGGTTTCTCAAGCTTGATG CTCGTGCAAGGAAGGACACCCGAAAGATTGATAACAGTGTGAAGGAACAGGCAGCCCACCTAACCAATTTCGCTAGA ATATTGAAGGAGCGAGCTCATTCAGACTTGAAGAAAGCAGCAGATCAACATTGGAGTGATGGTGCTTTGGAG GCAGATCTGCGACGAGCTGACATGGTTGTTCGACGACGTGCCATGGAGGATGCTTTCATGGCTTTAAAG TTTGTCCGGGATATTCATGACATGATGGCAACCAAACTACAATATCA GTTCATCACACTGGAGAAAAATGGGAAGATTCTTAAGTTGTTCCCTCGTGAAGTTTCTACTGATCAAATTGCTGCCATAGAG GATGCATATCTTAATATGGCATCTGCCTTATCTGAGGCTGATGGTATCGACTACACCAATCCTGAGGAG CTTGAATTATTAGTAGCGGCTCTTATTGACCTGGATGCTATGGATGGGAAAAAGAGTGTTTCCTTGATAGTTGAATGTTCAAGCTCTCCAGATGTTAATACCAG TGTCCTCGTTCACGTTCTAGGATTCGGTCTTGTGGTCTGTTGCCGCGAGGAGGGTTTGGAGCGCGGGAGGGCTCGAGGTCTTCCTGGTCATG GAAAGCTTTGGCTAATGCATTGGCTGCAGCTCCATCCATGTGGACCCTAG
- the LOC109774684 gene encoding senescence-associated protein OSA15, chloroplastic isoform X9 produces the protein MASQISGTIASSGVCYNDKHRMPCKLKALRCVASDCLPQEVEVRKWMNGYHIIRSFPNDRHWKTNAKSNGYLLQQGPNVRCHSYGSRSGSETTECNIPEDGNNPYRDFDEHRRGMSHFSDSQVAAQEKTLYSTQGLSKACQFVYNDAKFVNERAQSDILLLSRGITRLNKRASKDVAVLGLGFLKLDARARKDTRKIDNSVKEQAAHLTNFARILKERAHSDLKKAADQHWSDGALEADLRRADMVVRRRAMEDAFMALKFVRDIHDMMATKLQYQFITLEKNGKILKLFPREVSTDQIAAIEDAYLNMASALSEADGIDYTNPEELELLVAALIDLDAMDGKKSVSLIVECSSSPDVNTSWPSMQSALPMRRILCRCSSTKSLMRLIFLIGLTSFFSVVLIALFILVLVHVLGFGLVVCCREEGLERGRARGLPGHGKLWLMHWLQLHPCGP, from the exons ATGGCTAGCCAAATATCTGGTACCATAGCATCTAGTGGGGTGTGCTATAATGATAAACACAGAATGCCGTGTAAGCTGAAAGCACTACGCTGTGTAGCATCGGATTGTTTACCACAAGAGGTAGAGGTAAGGAAGTGGATGAACGGATATCATATCATCAGGTCCTTTCCAAACGATAGGCATTGGAAAACGAATGCAAAGTCCAATGGTTACCTACTCCAACAAGGTCCGAATGTTCGGTGCCATTCTTATGGTTCTCGTAGTGGCAGTGAAACTACAGAGTGCAATATTCCTGAAGATGGCAACAATCCTTACAG GGATTTTGATGAGCATCGAAGAGGAATGTCACATTTTTCAGATAGTCAAGTTGCAGCTCAGGAAAAAACACTATATTCTACTCAAGGGCTGTCTAAAGCGTGCCAATTTGTCTATAATGATGCAAAGTTTGTGAATGAAAGAGCTCAGAGTGATATTCTTTTGCTTTCACG TGGCATCACAAGGTTGAACAAACGTGCATCTAAGGATGTTGCTGTATTAGGGTTGGGGTTTCTCAAGCTTGATG CTCGTGCAAGGAAGGACACCCGAAAGATTGATAACAGTGTGAAGGAACAGGCAGCCCACCTAACCAATTTCGCTAGA ATATTGAAGGAGCGAGCTCATTCAGACTTGAAGAAAGCAGCAGATCAACATTGGAGTGATGGTGCTTTGGAG GCAGATCTGCGACGAGCTGACATGGTTGTTCGACGACGTGCCATGGAGGATGCTTTCATGGCTTTAAAG TTTGTCCGGGATATTCATGACATGATGGCAACCAAACTACAATATCA GTTCATCACACTGGAGAAAAATGGGAAGATTCTTAAGTTGTTCCCTCGTGAAGTTTCTACTGATCAAATTGCTGCCATAGAG GATGCATATCTTAATATGGCATCTGCCTTATCTGAGGCTGATGGTATCGACTACACCAATCCTGAGGAG CTTGAATTATTAGTAGCGGCTCTTATTGACCTGGATGCTATGGATGGGAAAAAGAGTGTTTCCTTGATAGTTGAATGTTCAAGCTCTCCAGATGTTAATACCAG TTGGCCATCAATGCAAAGTGCATTGCCCATGCGTCGCATCTTGTGTCGTTGCTCAAG CACGAAGAGCTTGATGCGCTTGATTTTCTTGATTGGCTTGACGAGCTTCTTCTCGGTGGTGCTCATTGCTCTCTTCATCCT TGTCCTCGTTCACGTTCTAGGATTCGGTCTTGTGGTCTGTTGCCGCGAGGAGGGTTTGGAGCGCGGGAGGGCTCGAGGTCTTCCTGGTCATG GAAAGCTTTGGCTAATGCATTGGCTGCAGCTCCATCCATGTGGACCCTAG
- the LOC109774684 gene encoding senescence-associated protein OSA15, chloroplastic isoform X3, with protein MASQISGTIASSGVCYNDKHRMPCKLKALRCVASDCLPQEVEVRKWMNGYHIIRSFPNDRHWKTNAKSNGYLLQQGPNVRCHSYGSRSGSETTECNIPEDGNNPYRDFDEHRRGMSHFSDSQVAAQEKTLYSTQGLSKACQFVYNDAKFVNERAQSDILLLSRGITRLNKRASKDVAVLGLGFLKLDDCLKARARKDTRKIDNSVKEQAAHLTNFARILKERAHSDLKKAADQHWSDGALEADLRRADMVVRRRAMEDAFMALKFVRDIHDMMATKLQYQFITLEKNGKILKLFPREVSTDQIAAIEDAYLNMASALSEADGIDYTNPEELELLVAALIDLDAMDGKKSVSLIVECSSSPDVNTSTKSLMRLIFLIGLTSFFSVVLIALFILIRSCGLLPRGGFGAREGSRSSWSWKALANALAAAPSMWTLGNAGMGALQRLAQDSNPAVASSAARAIGELRKQWELEEGDSLRFVMNQNLISEETDSDS; from the exons ATGGCTAGCCAAATATCTGGTACCATAGCATCTAGTGGGGTGTGCTATAATGATAAACACAGAATGCCGTGTAAGCTGAAAGCACTACGCTGTGTAGCATCGGATTGTTTACCACAAGAGGTAGAGGTAAGGAAGTGGATGAACGGATATCATATCATCAGGTCCTTTCCAAACGATAGGCATTGGAAAACGAATGCAAAGTCCAATGGTTACCTACTCCAACAAGGTCCGAATGTTCGGTGCCATTCTTATGGTTCTCGTAGTGGCAGTGAAACTACAGAGTGCAATATTCCTGAAGATGGCAACAATCCTTACAG GGATTTTGATGAGCATCGAAGAGGAATGTCACATTTTTCAGATAGTCAAGTTGCAGCTCAGGAAAAAACACTATATTCTACTCAAGGGCTGTCTAAAGCGTGCCAATTTGTCTATAATGATGCAAAGTTTGTGAATGAAAGAGCTCAGAGTGATATTCTTTTGCTTTCACG TGGCATCACAAGGTTGAACAAACGTGCATCTAAGGATGTTGCTGTATTAGGGTTGGGGTTTCTCAAGCTTGATG ATTGCCTGAAAGCTCGTGCAAGGAAGGACACCCGAAAGATTGATAACAGTGTGAAGGAACAGGCAGCCCACCTAACCAATTTCGCTAGA ATATTGAAGGAGCGAGCTCATTCAGACTTGAAGAAAGCAGCAGATCAACATTGGAGTGATGGTGCTTTGGAG GCAGATCTGCGACGAGCTGACATGGTTGTTCGACGACGTGCCATGGAGGATGCTTTCATGGCTTTAAAG TTTGTCCGGGATATTCATGACATGATGGCAACCAAACTACAATATCA GTTCATCACACTGGAGAAAAATGGGAAGATTCTTAAGTTGTTCCCTCGTGAAGTTTCTACTGATCAAATTGCTGCCATAGAG GATGCATATCTTAATATGGCATCTGCCTTATCTGAGGCTGATGGTATCGACTACACCAATCCTGAGGAG CTTGAATTATTAGTAGCGGCTCTTATTGACCTGGATGCTATGGATGGGAAAAAGAGTGTTTCCTTGATAGTTGAATGTTCAAGCTCTCCAGATGTTAATACCAG CACGAAGAGCTTGATGCGCTTGATTTTCTTGATTGGCTTGACGAGCTTCTTCTCGGTGGTGCTCATTGCTCTCTTCATCCT GATTCGGTCTTGTGGTCTGTTGCCGCGAGGAGGGTTTGGAGCGCGGGAGGGCTCGAGGTCTTCCTGGTCATG GAAAGCTTTGGCTAATGCATTGGCTGCAGCTCCATCCATGTGGACCCTAGGGAATGCTGGGATGGGCGCATTACAG AGATTGGCTCAAGATTCCAATCCCGCTGTAGCTAGCTCTGCAGCAAGAGCCATTGGCGAACTCAGAAAGCAGTGGGAGCTTGAAGAGGGTGACAGTCTGAGGTTTGTCATGAACCAAAACTTGATTTCCGAAGAGACTGACAGCGACAGTTGA
- the LOC109774684 gene encoding senescence-associated protein OSA15, chloroplastic isoform X17, producing MASQISGTIASSGVCYNDKHRMPCKLKALRCVASDCLPQEVEVRKWMNGYHIIRSFPNDRHWKTNAKSNGYLLQQGPNVRCHSYGSRSGSETTECNIPEDGNNPYRDFDEHRRGMSHFSDSQVAAQEKTLYSTQGLSKACQFVYNDAKFVNERAQSDILLLSRGITRLNKRASKDVAVLGLGFLKLDDCLKARARKDTRKIDNSVKEQAAHLTNFARILKERAHSDLKKAADQHWSDGALEADLRRADMVVRRRAMEDAFMALKFVRDIHDMMATKLQYQFITLEKNGKILKLFPREVSTDQIAAIEDAYLNMASALSEADGIDYTNPEELELLVAALIDLDAMDGKKSVSLIVECSSSPDVNTSVLVHVLGFGLVVCCREEGLERGRARGLPGHGKLWLMHWLQLHPCGP from the exons ATGGCTAGCCAAATATCTGGTACCATAGCATCTAGTGGGGTGTGCTATAATGATAAACACAGAATGCCGTGTAAGCTGAAAGCACTACGCTGTGTAGCATCGGATTGTTTACCACAAGAGGTAGAGGTAAGGAAGTGGATGAACGGATATCATATCATCAGGTCCTTTCCAAACGATAGGCATTGGAAAACGAATGCAAAGTCCAATGGTTACCTACTCCAACAAGGTCCGAATGTTCGGTGCCATTCTTATGGTTCTCGTAGTGGCAGTGAAACTACAGAGTGCAATATTCCTGAAGATGGCAACAATCCTTACAG GGATTTTGATGAGCATCGAAGAGGAATGTCACATTTTTCAGATAGTCAAGTTGCAGCTCAGGAAAAAACACTATATTCTACTCAAGGGCTGTCTAAAGCGTGCCAATTTGTCTATAATGATGCAAAGTTTGTGAATGAAAGAGCTCAGAGTGATATTCTTTTGCTTTCACG TGGCATCACAAGGTTGAACAAACGTGCATCTAAGGATGTTGCTGTATTAGGGTTGGGGTTTCTCAAGCTTGATG ATTGCCTGAAAGCTCGTGCAAGGAAGGACACCCGAAAGATTGATAACAGTGTGAAGGAACAGGCAGCCCACCTAACCAATTTCGCTAGA ATATTGAAGGAGCGAGCTCATTCAGACTTGAAGAAAGCAGCAGATCAACATTGGAGTGATGGTGCTTTGGAG GCAGATCTGCGACGAGCTGACATGGTTGTTCGACGACGTGCCATGGAGGATGCTTTCATGGCTTTAAAG TTTGTCCGGGATATTCATGACATGATGGCAACCAAACTACAATATCA GTTCATCACACTGGAGAAAAATGGGAAGATTCTTAAGTTGTTCCCTCGTGAAGTTTCTACTGATCAAATTGCTGCCATAGAG GATGCATATCTTAATATGGCATCTGCCTTATCTGAGGCTGATGGTATCGACTACACCAATCCTGAGGAG CTTGAATTATTAGTAGCGGCTCTTATTGACCTGGATGCTATGGATGGGAAAAAGAGTGTTTCCTTGATAGTTGAATGTTCAAGCTCTCCAGATGTTAATACCAG TGTCCTCGTTCACGTTCTAGGATTCGGTCTTGTGGTCTGTTGCCGCGAGGAGGGTTTGGAGCGCGGGAGGGCTCGAGGTCTTCCTGGTCATG GAAAGCTTTGGCTAATGCATTGGCTGCAGCTCCATCCATGTGGACCCTAG